tcgagtcagtatgttatttatttatttaccattgCCTGCTGCGCCGACTGAGGCGCGCTAGCCCCGTGGCTCAGCCGTAGAAGGCAGTGACGTGAAGTGACGCCGCTCTCCTGTCGCAGGAAGGCGCGGCGCAAGGAGCGCGAGGGCGAGGCGGCCGACCCCAAGCTGTACCTGCAGGAGGCGCTGCTGGAGCGCAAGCTGCCCGAGCTAGACGTGCGCGCGCTGGTGGAGCTGCCGCGCGGGCTGGACCTCAACGAGTGGCTGGCGTCGCACACGCTGGCGCTGTTCGAGCACGTCAACCTGCTGTACGGCGCCGTGTCCGAGTTCTGTTCGGCGCGCGCGCCCGCCTGCGCCGACATGGCGGGCCCGGGCGGCCGCTCGTACGCGTGGTACGACGAGCGCGGCAAGAAGTCGCGCGTGGCGGCGCCGCAGTACGTGGACTACGTCATGACGCACGCGCAGCGCACGCTGCACGACGAGGCCGTGTTCCCCACCAAGTTCGCCAACGAGTTCCCGCCGCACTTCGGCGCCGCCGTGCGCCGCGTGCTGCGCCTGCTGTTCCACGTGGTGGCGCACCTGTACGCCGCGCACTTCCGCGAGCTGGCGCTGCTGCGCCTGCACGCGCACCTGCACCTCACCTTCGCGCACCTCACCGCGCTCGACCGCCGCTTCGCGCTGCTCGACCCCAAGGAGACCGAGGTACGCCCACCGTCTGAGCGCCGCGGCTGCACCTCGCCGCGCTCGACCCCAAGGAGACCGAGGTACGCCCACCGTCTGAGCGCCGCGGCTGCACCTCGCCGCGCTCGACCCCAAGGAGACCGAGGTACGCCCACCGTCTGAGCGCCGCGGCTGCACCTCGCCGCGCTCGACCCCAAGGAGACCGAGGTACGCCCACCGTCTGAGCGCCGCGGCTGCACCTCACCGCGCTCGACCCCAAGGAGACCGAGGTACGCCCACCGTCTGAGCGCCGCGGCTGCACCTCGCCGCGCTCGACCCCAAGGAGACCGAGGTACGCCCACCGTCTGAGCGCCGCGGCTGCACCTCGCCGCGCTCGACCCCAAGGAGACCGAGGTACGCCCACCGTCTGAGCGCCGCGGCTGCACCTCGCCGCGCTCGACCCCAAGGAGACCGAGGTACGCCCACCGTCTGAGCGCCGCGGCTGCACCTCGCCGCGCTCGACCCCAAGGAGACCGAGGTACGCCCACCGTCTGAGCGCCGCGGCTGCACCTCGCCGCGCTCGACCCCAAGAAGACCGAGATACGCCCACCGTCTGAGCGCCGCGGCTGCACCTCGCCGCGCTCGACCCCAAGGAGACCGAGGTACGCCCACCGTCTGAGCGCCGCGGCTGCACCTCGCCGCGCTCGACCCCAAGGAGACCGAGGTACGCCCACCGTCTGAGCGCCGCGGCTGCACCTCGCCGCGCTCGACCCCAAGGAAACCGAGGTACGCCCACCGTCTGAGCGCCGCGGCTGCACCTCGCCGCGCTCGACCCCAAGGAGACCGAGGTACATTTTTGTacgtcaaatttcatctttgatcGTCAAGTGGTATCAtgtatttgctgatacagttggtttacaaggtcttaagaaaataaaaaggtaCTTTGTACGTGGTCGTACGTCATCATCATGTAAGGAGGCTTCACCCGGCGAACAAtgttataatatgaaaaatcgcAGCGTAGAGTTCAGTAATAGGGGACTTGCCTCTTttttaaacagtgtttaaacttaattattgtgtgtgtaataatgtttaaaattgaAGTAATTATAgccatattttatttcatccCGGCAcccaataattaaaaaatatataattttaggaacaaatcatttatttacgtacacatgtactttgtaataagaatttaaaccCCGACTCCATGAAATATTTaaacagaaaagaaaaataacaaaaatgtaaaatatatttgtaaaaaaaacagtcaGTTGGAAATAatgaacaataattataaaacagtcGCGACCGACCGCGGGTGCTACAGAGTATGAGGGTGTGGGTATGAGGATGAGGTGCGCGGCGAGGTGAGAGTGTTCAGATGTTCCTGTGAGTTGTAGCAATTTCTTTTATCGATTGCGCTTTGGAGAGATGAAAGTCTAAGTGAGAGTTATTCTTGTTTTAGGTTCGAGAAATTTGAAGTAAAAGTTCTGAACGTAAATTCATTGGATTGAGGCACATTCAAAAGACGAATTTTCCGAGGTCTAAAAGACGACGCGTTCAATGAAAAATCTGATAGCAAGCTATGACAATCGACACGGCTTGTCCAGATAGTTTGCAGCAAAAGCATGTCATTTTGATTTCTTCTGTGCTCCAGGGAGGCTATCTTATAGTGCGCTCGCTGGCACACTCGCGCCCACAGGCTTTTTCGTAATTGTTAATTTGCTTAGTCTTTAAAGTCGAGGTACCTGACGAATTGTCTTTGCACAGACTCCAGCCTATGGGCATGAGTATGTATTGTGGAGACCAAATATGACAAGCATATTCCAGATTGCTTTTAACGTAGGcataacaaaagatttttagcATTTAAAATTACTGAAGCTAAGTGTTACCCGTTTATTGTATCTCAATTGTTTGTAAGCCCATGACATCGTGGTTATTCATAGATTAATTGATAGCCTgagacaatttatttttatgataaacgatttttttgtatgtaattttaccGGTCATACTGAAAAAAAGTGCTGGGCAAAGTTGTACACCGAGCTTAAAAACATGTTCATGTAATAAAGATTCCAAAGATGTAAAACATTATTTGTACatatttgtacattattttcaaacacttcgtcacaattgctattttcgtCCCAAAAGAGTcacaattgctattttcgtCCCAAAAGAGTCACAATTGCTATTTTAGTTCCAACTGTTTATCTTATGATTCAAtgtaaattcttttgttatttaagtGACAGTTACAAATTGTAAtaagtaacgatttttacataatcaaccccTTTCGGAACGAAGACACCTTATCTTACACCTTTGGCGTTCTTACTAGATGAACGTGTTTTAAGCTAGATGTACATCTTTGCatagtaatttttgttttcaatgtgaccatgaaaaaaaaacgttaaacatgaaaaaaatattagtcccgttttttaaaaaaaccttaCTTAGACGTAGAAAATACTAAACTTTCATTACTTGAAGCAAGTATACAAAACTAATCAAGCATAAAATCAACGTATTGTCAATACTAATACAATAGATATACTACAAGTGGCCGCCAAAATACCGCTAACGATACCTCTCACCGTGGGATACATAGGCTGCACTAAAAGTATCGGGAATGGATGGAATGGAATATTTCCACtgtcatatttaattaaatcttt
This window of the Bicyclus anynana chromosome 6, ilBicAnyn1.1, whole genome shotgun sequence genome carries:
- the LOC112051181 gene encoding MOB kinase activator-like 2 isoform X1, whose protein sequence is MSGDEAPRRWPAAILRRPGGPADRRAPLPSPAALPLDLDDTVSCFCRKARRKEREGEAADPKLYLQEALLERKLPELDVRALVELPRGLDLNEWLASHTLALFEHVNLLYGAVSEFCSARAPACADMAGPGGRSYAWYDERGKKSRVAAPQYVDYVMTHAQRTLHDEAVFPTKFANEFPPHFGAAVRRVLRLLFHVVAHLYAAHFRELALLRLHAHLHLTFAHLTALDRRFALLDPKETEVLRDLEVALRLSEPGGAGAGAGAGASEPGGADDSPRRRSPVVTQPLSSA
- the LOC112051181 gene encoding MOB kinase activator-like 2 isoform X4, whose amino-acid sequence is MRSSRQCCMVFNRHINRKARRKEREGEAADPKLYLQEALLERKLPELDVRALVELPRGLDLNEWLASHTLALFEHVNLLYGAVSEFCSARAPACADMAGPGGRSYAWYDERGKKSRVAAPQYVDYVMTHAQRTLHDEAVFPTKFANEFPPHFGAAVRRVLRLLFHVVAHLYAAHFRELALLRLHAHLHLTFAHLTALDRRFALLDPKETEVLRDLEVALRLSEPGGAGAGAGAGASEPGGADDSPRRRSPVVTQPLSSA
- the LOC112051181 gene encoding MOB kinase activator-like 2 isoform X5, producing the protein MLDCLWKARRKEREGEAADPKLYLQEALLERKLPELDVRALVELPRGLDLNEWLASHTLALFEHVNLLYGAVSEFCSARAPACADMAGPGGRSYAWYDERGKKSRVAAPQYVDYVMTHAQRTLHDEAVFPTKFANEFPPHFGAAVRRVLRLLFHVVAHLYAAHFRELALLRLHAHLHLTFAHLTALDRRFALLDPKETEVLRDLEVALRLSEPGGAGAGAGAGASEPGGADDSPRRRSPVVTQPLSSA
- the LOC112051181 gene encoding MOB kinase activator-like 2 isoform X2, with translation MCHAVVLGVLFSLPSYLYAAVPFRKARRKEREGEAADPKLYLQEALLERKLPELDVRALVELPRGLDLNEWLASHTLALFEHVNLLYGAVSEFCSARAPACADMAGPGGRSYAWYDERGKKSRVAAPQYVDYVMTHAQRTLHDEAVFPTKFANEFPPHFGAAVRRVLRLLFHVVAHLYAAHFRELALLRLHAHLHLTFAHLTALDRRFALLDPKETEVLRDLEVALRLSEPGGAGAGAGAGASEPGGADDSPRRRSPVVTQPLSSA
- the LOC112051181 gene encoding MOB kinase activator-like 2 isoform X6, which gives rise to MGKARRKEREGEAADPKLYLQEALLERKLPELDVRALVELPRGLDLNEWLASHTLALFEHVNLLYGAVSEFCSARAPACADMAGPGGRSYAWYDERGKKSRVAAPQYVDYVMTHAQRTLHDEAVFPTKFANEFPPHFGAAVRRVLRLLFHVVAHLYAAHFRELALLRLHAHLHLTFAHLTALDRRFALLDPKETEVLRDLEVALRLSEPGGAGAGAGAGASEPGGADDSPRRRSPVVTQPLSSA
- the LOC112051181 gene encoding MOB kinase activator-like 2 isoform X3, whose protein sequence is MTVSEPPRACRVMLDCLWKARRKEREGEAADPKLYLQEALLERKLPELDVRALVELPRGLDLNEWLASHTLALFEHVNLLYGAVSEFCSARAPACADMAGPGGRSYAWYDERGKKSRVAAPQYVDYVMTHAQRTLHDEAVFPTKFANEFPPHFGAAVRRVLRLLFHVVAHLYAAHFRELALLRLHAHLHLTFAHLTALDRRFALLDPKETEVLRDLEVALRLSEPGGAGAGAGAGASEPGGADDSPRRRSPVVTQPLSSA